ccccaaaatgtgaaggaagtttccagatcataaaggaAAAACTCACAACGACACCCGTTTTGTCACTAccagatattcatcaagattttgtcgtcttctgtgatgcctcgaggcaaggcttagggtgtgtgctaatgcaaaacgagaaagtcattgcttacgcatcgcgcctactcaagccgcacgaacagaattaccccacccatgatttggaattggcagccatagtgcatgccttgaagatatggaggcattacctaatcaggaacaaatgtcacattttcaccgatcacaagagtctgaggtatatattcactcaaccagatctcaacctccgtcagcgaagatggttagagctgatcaaggattatgacctggaaattcattatcaccccgggaaggccaacgtggtagcagaagcCCTCAGTCGCAAACCATTCGAaataaagggaaccaactttttagaggattggaagaaagaatcagctcaactAAATACATGTCTGGGAAACAATGACTGTctcgaagtcaaaccaatgctggaagacctcatatgcaaaactcaacgtctagactcagagacagcaagacttgtggagaaagcccgcaaggaacaacccccggacctcaggacagatgaccaaggagtcctttggttcaaaaatcgtctgtgtgtaccaaaaggggaggcccGAGAAGTCCTGCTCAAAGAatctcacaactcagcctactccatccacccagggactaccaagatgtacctggacctcaaaaccagatactggtggaaagggatgaagaaagaaatagctcagtatgtggcccgatgtgacatctgccaacgaacgaaggccgagcaccaaaaacctgcaggcctattgcaaccccttccgatgcctgaatggaagtgggaagaaataggcatggacttcgtaaccggactgccccggacacaaaaagggaatgattccatctgggtaataatagatcgcctcaccaaggtagcccatttcatcccagtgaagactacctttggaggagccacccttgcccggatttatctcaaggagatagtcagactccatggcatcccaagaaagatagtgtcagacagaggaacccagttcacatccaaattctagacaagccttcagaaagctatgggcaccaagctagatttcagtaccgcttatcaccctcagacagatgggcagacagaaagagtcaacaaagtcctcgaagatctattaagagcatgtgtgctagcatttgatagaagttgggaatccagtctaccctacgcagagttctcatacaacaatagctatcaggccagcatcaagatgtcgccattcgaagcattgtatggacggaaatgccagacccctctcatgtggcccaacgtaggggaaaaagcactagaaggacctgcctttgtcaaagaggcggaagagaaagttgcactgatccgtagaaggttacttgaagctcagagtcggcagaagagttatgcggacaacaggcggagggaactccgatttgaggaaggagacttcgtctacctcaaggtttctccaatgcatggtgtcaggaggttccaagtaaaaggaaagctagcaccgcgattcataggtccctatcccatcattggtagggtaggacccgcagcataccgtctGGAATTACCGgaatccatgtccgacatccacaatgtgtttcacgtatcccagctccgcaaatgcctgcaagcaccagaaagtcacatcgaagaagagacagtgcagattcagaaagaccttcagtATCGTgagaagccagtgaagattcttgattcaacagtcagaaagacccgcacctcagaggtgaagctctgtaaagttcagtggagcagagaaggagaagaggaagctacctgggagagtgaggactccttgaggagggaatacccttatcttttctcaaatccagtctaaatctcgagggcgagattcctttaagtggggtaggtttgtaacatcccaaaatcccaaccaaggtttgaaaccctaacctcctaatccccccttattttatttttctcccttaaactctacccttagaaccccttctcatatgcatacacttgaaataattagagcacctcacatagactatattcATCACTCAAGATCATTTAGAGAATATTTTTGgtttcaaaagaaaaagaaacaaaaagaaacaaaaatagaaaaaggaaaagaaaggaattagaattagaaaaagaaaagaaaaaaaagagaaactCCTTCCCCCTCCTCGGCTGGGTCGAATCCGGCCCAACTAGCCCCCGCACGCCCgcgctcccctcctctctccccggcccaggtggcccagctccgcgcgccgctccctctcgctgacagcctggccccgcccgtcagcgtctcgtccccctccctctcgcgccgctccctctcgctggcagccagggcccgcctgtcagcttcGTCTttctcgcccatccctcaccagcgcatccgccgccgagccccccctcgccccgtcgcctcgccattaaggctcgcccaacctccgcgacaaccccgccactgtacTCGAGCTGTCCCCTCACCccccccgcctgcccgagccatctcaatcggcgttagcgccactcccgccatcatggcgagctcgccggtgctcgccgtctcctccatccctgttgggactatgcttcgtcgccgaaggtcttgtaggaagaagcggctttcggatgaagctgtttgtatgggatggccgaaggttcctcttcatgaagcttcggtattacaaaccgacttaaagatagaatgaccttttagcccataagggtctgagtcaatgttgtaaacttttatgaggggcgtaattgtaattcttcacaggctgcgacctgtgcctataaatagtgaacagtattcctttactgttcacgcattctggtaattgctgtcgcatctttcgggaaccaatctttaccaaggcagaggtataactgttttcaatgattcaatatattgagtaaatataatataattcgtttatgattcatttacctttttataccctttattttatgttatcttatacaatctattaaaatttaattacgaagacttaaccttcgtaattatattctcatcaaccttcgtccaaggttcattatcctcaagggaataatgtttcatggacgaaggacgttaacatttaacattttatgttgccttgttcttaattcatagcatttgagaacaagtccccaacaatccccctccctcccccgagcgcctataaaaggacccgcccgAGCCCCGTCTTCACCACACAGCTCCGGCCATCTCCACTACCTTCTTCCCCGAGCCTATCGAGCTAGCGCCTCCGTGCCTCCCTCgtcgctccggtgagctcccttcCCCCTCTCTAGCGATCCTCTGTCCAATTAAACTATGCTCGAAGCTCCACCACACTCTCACGGTCACAGGGCGCCACTTTTCCCCATCTATTGTGGCCGGCAACCGCACCGGCGGCATCACCGCCGCGGACACTCGCCACCGTAccgcggaccggccgccataggccacCGCCGGTCCAATTCACCCCACCCCCGTGACCCCTTCAcccgcccgtgcttcgccaccGCTTCCCCGCCAAAGAACCGGacccacggcggagaaccgccgcgggacTCGCCGCCGGCCGGACCCCGGTCGAGCCCCCCCCTTTCCTCCGTGTCGTCAACGCCGTCAgcccctccctctctctggcGTGCGGGCCCGCGCCACGGCGCCGTCCCCCGCCGTCGCCCCGCACAGCTGGGCCAACTGGGCCGCAAGCacgcccccgcgcgcgctcgcgcctggtgggccgaaatccccccccggcccagcttgctggaaattcctttttctttttttcccatttcttttccccattttcatatatatatttatatgctgatattttatgcaccaaaaatagtctaaataaattatagggcacaaaaataataaggtaTAAGAATTTGCACACCCCAATAaagtcactatgtttgatgtattgttattatctgtgtttgattagcggaagagggatccgatcctccggaacttatagctccggaagaagggcaagaacccgacccctccaagataaacctcttgtgccaggaaagcttcgacgaaggcaagtccatccttcccttgatgcattatttacctatttctctctaccactgcctaagcctggaatatgggatgggaatcgaattgcatggtgagcatgagagagcctgcattaactattactttgattaaaagatatggggtaagtaaaagggtgcaagtaacatgttttccaaaaagtgtgcgatgaagggtattcaccctcatcacctggtgagtaggatgatcagggactccctggtttaggggagggcctaaggtgttggctcagcaggtttaggcgtgagcagaaggattgtcctctcgtataaggaccggtttgtcatctttcattacctgtactcataaaaagtacaaccactcgaggctgtgtgggcagccactcgatctgaactcgtacgatccaaccccagggttatgaaggctggggagcaccgggaggataaggagggggaaagttttgtccggtttggacatggcggtggcccgactccttctggtataaccgttaaggttaggacatgcaaggaaggaaagagtttcggattcggatctcattggccatgagatcgcagagccggactagtgggtaaagtgtacccctctgcccagagtataaacctattcgaatagtccgtgtccactggtatggacgagtctggtatggtatgacaattagtgtttctactacaaccgggaacagggaaatgtgtgtgtatgttctggaaagaaagtggtgccacgggagcgggaagctcagtggtggtccagCAGGTGTTatttctattgtcttgggaaaaccttaAAACaacgagtactgcctttctccgaaaaaagtatgagtgacttcaactccactatATGAAGCATGtataatataggtcactttctctttacgggagccgggtgggcttgcggaatacctagtgtattcacccagatttatttatgtttttcagcagctgaagacttcttttctgctatgcttgattgatggggctgtgtcttcacccagttctgcctgtggcctgggctattttaccttccactgcgctttatgattttcggctcactctcgagcttgtatcccccggtattgtaataacattattcaaactctgtaactatttgaagtaatgaatgtggttactagcctcctgggactagtaattgtatcacatttgagtcccaaaggatcgggacgctttagTAAGCCAAACAAGTTTAGCAACGTGTAACCTTTTTGGCTCCTGCGGCTTAGGTGGCCGGCTATATTTATGTCGGCCTTTTGCACTAGGCTGACCACAGGTGGCTTTCGGTGCTTCGAACGGACCTACTTGTGTAGTTGGACGGTTTGCGAAGGGACAGGACGGTCCGGTACTATACCCGGACTGTCCGGTCATGCTAGATGAGCCTTTTGGTGGGCTCTGCGTGAATTTGGACTGTCTGGCGTAAGGTGCTAGACGGTCCGATGGGGAGCCAGACGGTCCGAGATCGTGGTAGGACGGTTCAGCCGTGCTCAGAGCCGATCCATCACATAGTGAAGATGACAGCAGCGGTTGCCCCAAATACGAGTTTGTCGGCATACCATAATATGGCTGGGACTGAGAAAACCCATTTGTTGCCAATATGTTTGGCATAGTTGTTTCGGTGCCCAATTCTCGTAGCAAAGAATTGGACGTACACATTTTTTCTAACTTACACCTTAATTCCTCTATATATTCGTCCACACTTTTAATCTGATTGTCACATAAAGAATTTTTAGGAGATTGAATAACGTCGGATGTCATGGCGTTACTTACAATGGGGTGCCACACAAAATCTTTTAGGAAAATGGTTCCCCGGTGGAGTCACTAAATAGTGTGTTGGCGTCGATCTGGACGCCAATCACTAGGGGTGTACCGCCTGGCGGTGCCCTCCGCGGCAGCGCAAATGGTCTGCAGCTCTAGGCCAGACAGTCCACGATAGCGCATGGTCGTCTTCCTCCTaactggaatctagatctcgctCTCTTggggagagatcctagggtgctCCGGTCGATAGGTCACCCGGAGCGTCCCTAGATGATGTGGAGTCATAGACGATGTGGAGTCATCTAGGAATTAAGAGACAATCGAGGTAGTGTATCTTGAATGgataactagatcttgcccctcgAGAGGGGTAAGATTCTAGGGTCGTCAGACCACTAAAGACGGATCtagctagacgacgtagagtcgaataaggGTGAAAGTGGATATGCGAAAAGCTACGACTAAGGCTAGACTACATCTACTCTTAGAACATGAATGATAAAGTAATGATAAGtaaagtaattggttcgattggaatgtgttcgtgaGTTCTAAATCAGTTGTGCCCCTTTATATATAAGGGATGTCTGGACATATTCTAACAAATCAtttgtgattagatggataaccgcgCACGAGATAAAGATAATCGCTGGAGTTAATCTCATCGcgggagcgcggaccgtccgagatcCGGGTGTTCAACACATATAATCGGACCCCACTCGTATAACTGCAGACCTGTAGTTAGATATTGAGAAAACAGTACTGTATGCATATGTATGTTTTTTAGAGAAACTCGTGAAATTCAGTGGAAGTTCTTTTATAAAAAACCTGCATATATAGTATGTTTTCTTTTTAAAATAGATTTAAATAAATATTAGCATATGGTCTATGATCATACATCTATGGAGTAGAGAAGAAAAAATTATTATTGTAGAATTATATAGCTATGCATTAGTGTGTATTAATTATAGAATTTTGCTTTTTTTTGGCCGCCACCAACTTTTTTGAAATTTCAGCGAAATTTTGACCAAACTGTGAACTCTCTCTGGCTATATATGATAAGTCCACAACATGCTCACATCCTCCCATCTCAACATCAATACAATCCACGCGGTAATTTATACCGTCAGCTTAGTGTTATACTAGTAGCTAGTCTTCTTCTATTTAGCCTCGGACCGCACCGTTGGCCCCGCGCGCGTACGTACGTGTGTATATAAACTAGCCGCGAGAGTAGCTAGCTACTTCACGAGCAAGTCGATCGGTCGAGCAGTGTGGCCAGCCCATCACATCATCAAGTCGATTGCAATTGCAATAATACTACTAGCTTGACGCCGGCGTTGGGGGTGCGGGCGACGTGATGTCCAAGGTAGTGTGCATGACCATGGTTTCTTCCGATCCGTACGTCTTGCTCTTCTCCATTCGATCGAGAACCGATCCGGCAGCAGCTAGCATCATGCAGTGCCCTGCAAATCAAAGAACTGATGCTGGTACGTCGTTGTTTGCAGCAAAAGATCGTGATCAAGCTGGGCGTACCCAACGCCAAGAACCGGTCTAAGGCCATGCAGCTGGCATCCAAATTTGTCGGTACATATACATTATTTTTAGACGCCGTATGCATGATTTGGAATGAAGCGTGGCAGTACTTGTGCCGTTATCTGCAAGCGTGACGACAGCGTACGTGCCTCCTCCATATATTATATTTGCAGGGGTGAGCAAGGTGGGGATCACCGGCGACGGCAAGGACCGGCTGGAGGTGGAAGGAGAAGGCGTGGACACCGTCCTCCTGGTCAACTACCTGCGCAAGAAGGTCTGCCGCAGCGCTGACATCGTTAAGGTGGAAGTGAAGGACAAGAAGGACGAGAAGAAACCGGAAGAGCCGCCGTATTATTGCTGGCCCAATTACTACTActgtccgccgccgccgccgccgctgcccatgGTCGAGCGAGCCGACGACAGTTGCCACGTCATGTGATAAAGCTACTTACTATTCGAGATATATGTTTCGGTAGACGTATTACGTATACTATATCATATGAGCATAATAATGAAGTACTCATATCATCACTTAGCTTGctatatatatatgcatgcatGTATCGTCTACGCACGTAAAGCCATCGTTGCATGACATATCATGCAGTTCATATTTGCCAATGTAATCACACACGTATATATATACTCCCACTGTTAAGAGGTAAAATTTCCATTTTTTTTAATCTGGTCatcagtgcaatctgcatggtctAATGTCATCCTGTCCACTCTCGCTCACCACCACCCGCTCCACGGGCGCCGACTCCCCGGTCTTCCCGCACACTCGAATCAGAGGGCAACGAAGGCGACGCAGGAGCTCCCGAGAGGCCGGCGAGGAAATCTCCGAACACGTCGTCAAGGACGGCCAGTCGGAATCAGAATCAAACCCAAATTAAAGCCAAGACCCCAGCTCGGTCGGACCTGCAGGAAAGTTCCTCTGGTAGGTTTGAATGACACGAACTCCTTTCTCTCTTTGTTTTTATCATTTTTATATCTGAAACTTAAATTAAAAGATGTCACTGTGAGCACCTGAACTCGCCGGACATGAAACTGTAACTCTTTATAAGATATTTATTTGGATATCAGTTTTTTGTCTTTTTATGTGATTGTGAATAAATAGAATATAGAATCTGCTATATAAATTTATATTATTCTCTTTTAGTATTGACCGTAcaaagattcataaaaggtaaatcTTAAATTTATCATATATCTTCTCAAATGATATATATAAATTTAACAGATACAAATATTTTTTATAATAAATAATATATAAAACAATTCATGCAAAAATTATTCTTATTTATAATattgtgcttgataacataagaaaagattaTCA
This portion of the Zea mays cultivar B73 chromosome 2, Zm-B73-REFERENCE-NAM-5.0, whole genome shotgun sequence genome encodes:
- the LOC103646335 gene encoding heavy metal-associated isoprenylated plant protein 47 isoform X1 translates to MSKQKIVIKLGVPNAKNRSKAMQLASKFVGVSKVGITGDGKDRLEVEGEGVDTVLLVNYLRKKVCRSADIVKVEVKDKKDEKKPEEPPYYCWPNYYYCPPPPPPLPMVERADDSCHVM
- the LOC103646335 gene encoding heavy metal-associated isoprenylated plant protein 47 isoform X2 — translated: MQLASKFVGVSKVGITGDGKDRLEVEGEGVDTVLLVNYLRKKVCRSADIVKVEVKDKKDEKKPEEPPYYCWPNYYYCPPPPPPLPMVERADDSCHVM